A portion of the Cyanobium sp. PCC 7001 genome contains these proteins:
- a CDS encoding DUF1825 family protein — protein MAFFDSEIVQDEAKRLFLDYQQLMQLGSDYGKFDREGKKLYIERMEEMMERYRVFMKRFELSEDFQAKLTIEQLRTQLGQFGLTPETMFAQMEQTLERMKGQLEAQP, from the coding sequence ATGGCCTTCTTCGATTCCGAGATCGTGCAGGACGAAGCCAAACGGCTGTTCCTGGACTATCAGCAGCTGATGCAGCTCGGCAGCGACTACGGCAAGTTCGATCGGGAGGGGAAGAAGCTCTACATCGAGCGCATGGAGGAAATGATGGAGCGCTACCGCGTGTTCATGAAACGCTTCGAACTCTCCGAGGACTTCCAGGCCAAGCTCACCATCGAGCAGCTGCGCACCCAGCTCGGACAGTTCGGCCTCACCCCCGAAACGATGTTCGCCCAGATGGAGCAGACCCTGGAGCGCATGAAGGGGCAGCTGGAAGCCCAGCCCTGA
- a CDS encoding 1-acyl-sn-glycerol-3-phosphate acyltransferase, which produces MPRLRLAEAQPPLSFIPPARRGWVRWLVRLLLPVLLRSHGVARLQAEGVAELAGWFEAQQQGRVRLFLAFRHPSTRDPLVLAWLFWCAVPSLARRLGRPLRPPVHAQFLYDRGIPLWAGALVGWVLCSLGGVPIQRGKLDRQALRMARELAVDGPFPLAIAPEGATNGHGELISPLEPGLAQLAFWACEDLESARRCERVVIVPIGLRYPLLRPSWPRIERILTLLERRLGLPAPVPVSPGPGPESRTEATREEDRRYARLVALAEVMLSELERFYRQAHGLQFDAAAPFQDRMARLRDQVLELVEARFGLRSQGTLQERCRRIEQAGWERIYRGDLPALSPVGRGLADWTAAEASLCLDHMRLVEPFTAINGRYVAERPTPDRYAELLQILWQSVAWLEGRPDARPPSLGPCRAVLQVGPAIDVTGRHGAYRQDRRAAVEALTAAVADGLQDTLDRGLT; this is translated from the coding sequence ATGCCGCGCCTGCGTCTGGCGGAGGCCCAGCCCCCCCTCAGCTTCATCCCCCCGGCCCGGCGGGGCTGGGTGCGCTGGTTGGTGCGTCTGCTGCTGCCCGTGCTGCTGCGCAGCCATGGGGTGGCGCGGCTGCAGGCCGAGGGTGTCGCTGAGCTGGCCGGCTGGTTCGAGGCGCAGCAGCAGGGTCGGGTGCGGCTGTTTCTGGCCTTCCGGCACCCCAGCACCCGGGATCCCCTGGTGCTGGCCTGGCTGTTCTGGTGCGCGGTGCCGAGCCTGGCCCGCCGCCTGGGCCGGCCCCTGAGGCCTCCGGTGCATGCCCAGTTCCTCTACGACCGCGGCATCCCCCTCTGGGCCGGCGCCCTGGTGGGATGGGTGCTCTGCAGCCTCGGCGGGGTGCCGATTCAGCGCGGCAAGCTCGACCGCCAGGCGCTTCGCATGGCCCGTGAGCTGGCGGTGGACGGCCCCTTCCCCCTCGCCATCGCCCCGGAAGGGGCCACCAATGGCCATGGGGAGTTGATCAGCCCGCTGGAGCCTGGCCTGGCCCAGCTCGCCTTCTGGGCCTGTGAGGATCTGGAGTCCGCCCGCCGCTGCGAGCGGGTGGTGATCGTGCCGATCGGCCTGCGTTACCCGCTGCTGCGCCCCAGCTGGCCGCGGATCGAGCGGATCCTGACGCTCCTGGAGCGGCGGCTCGGCCTGCCTGCCCCGGTCCCGGTGTCACCCGGGCCGGGGCCCGAGTCCCGGACGGAGGCGACGCGCGAGGAGGACCGCCGCTACGCCCGGCTGGTGGCCCTGGCCGAGGTGATGCTGAGCGAGCTGGAGCGGTTCTACCGGCAGGCCCACGGCCTCCAGTTCGATGCTGCCGCCCCCTTCCAGGACCGCATGGCGCGGCTGCGCGATCAGGTGCTGGAGCTGGTGGAGGCCCGCTTCGGCCTCCGCTCCCAGGGCACCCTGCAGGAGCGCTGCCGTCGCATCGAGCAGGCTGGCTGGGAGCGCATCTACCGGGGCGACCTGCCGGCCCTCTCCCCGGTGGGTCGGGGCCTGGCCGACTGGACCGCGGCCGAGGCGAGCCTCTGCCTGGACCACATGCGGCTGGTGGAACCGTTCACCGCCATCAATGGACGCTATGTGGCGGAGAGGCCCACGCCGGATCGCTACGCCGAGCTGCTGCAGATCCTGTGGCAGTCGGTGGCCTGGCTCGAGGGCCGCCCGGATGCCCGCCCTCCTTCGCTGGGCCCCTGCCGGGCCGTGCTGCAGGTGGGGCCGGCCATCGATGTCACCGGCCGCCATGGGGCCTACCGCCAGGATCGACGCGCCGCCGTGGAGGCCCTCACCGCCGCGGTGGCCGATGGCCTGCAGGACACCCTGGACCGGGGCCTGACCTAG
- the lpxB gene encoding lipid-A-disaccharide synthase, whose product MLRLLVSTGEVSGDLQGALLVQALHEEARRRGLALQVVALGGERMERAGAELLANTTRMGAIGLLEAIPFVVPTLLLQRRLKRWFRLAPPDGVVLIDYMGPNVNLGLRLKRRFPQVPVTYYIAPQEWAFKFGAEGRTNLIRFSNQILAIFQEEARFYGSRGANVIYVGHPLVDTVEHLPQRRQARAELGLEPGAPVLLLMPASRRQELRYMLPHIVAAAAALQRARPDLQVVVPAGLSGFEGPLSRQLDQAGVRALVIPAAEADRLKPALCAAADLALAKSGTVNLELALRGVPQVVVYRVSGLTAFVARHLLRFSVPHISPVNLVLGERLVPELLQADLTAEAIVREALPLLQPGSAAQTAMLEGYARLREALGPPGVTQRAAAAILNQVQEPPVQEPPP is encoded by the coding sequence ATGCTCCGGTTGCTGGTCAGCACCGGTGAGGTGTCCGGCGATCTGCAGGGGGCTCTGCTGGTGCAGGCCCTGCATGAGGAGGCCCGCCGACGGGGGCTGGCTCTGCAGGTGGTGGCCCTGGGGGGTGAACGCATGGAACGGGCGGGCGCCGAACTGCTGGCCAACACCACCCGCATGGGGGCGATCGGCCTGCTGGAGGCCATTCCATTCGTGGTGCCCACCCTGCTCCTGCAGCGGCGTCTGAAACGCTGGTTCCGCCTGGCACCGCCCGATGGGGTGGTGCTGATCGACTACATGGGCCCCAACGTGAACCTGGGCCTGCGGCTCAAGCGCCGGTTCCCCCAGGTGCCCGTGACGTACTACATCGCTCCGCAGGAGTGGGCCTTCAAGTTCGGCGCCGAAGGACGCACCAACCTGATCCGCTTCTCGAACCAGATTCTGGCGATCTTCCAGGAGGAGGCCCGCTTCTACGGCTCCCGTGGGGCGAACGTGATCTACGTGGGCCACCCGCTGGTGGACACGGTGGAGCACCTGCCCCAGCGCCGCCAGGCCCGCGCCGAGCTGGGGCTCGAGCCGGGGGCTCCGGTGCTGCTGCTAATGCCCGCCTCCCGCCGCCAGGAGCTGCGCTACATGCTGCCCCACATCGTGGCGGCGGCCGCCGCCCTGCAGCGGGCCCGTCCTGACCTGCAGGTGGTGGTGCCGGCCGGCCTCTCCGGGTTCGAGGGCCCGCTCAGCCGCCAGCTGGATCAGGCCGGTGTGAGGGCCCTCGTGATCCCGGCCGCCGAGGCCGACCGGCTCAAGCCGGCCCTCTGCGCCGCCGCCGACCTCGCCCTGGCCAAGTCCGGCACCGTCAACCTGGAACTGGCGCTGCGGGGGGTTCCCCAGGTGGTGGTGTACCGGGTGAGTGGGCTCACGGCCTTTGTGGCCCGCCATCTCCTCCGCTTCAGTGTGCCCCACATCTCGCCGGTGAACCTGGTGCTGGGTGAGCGGCTCGTGCCGGAGCTGCTCCAGGCCGACCTCACCGCCGAGGCGATCGTGCGGGAAGCCTTGCCGCTGCTGCAGCCCGGCAGCGCCGCCCAGACGGCCATGCTCGAGGGTTATGCCCGTCTGCGGGAGGCCCTGGGACCACCCGGCGTGACCCAGCGGGCCGCCGCGGCGATCCTCAACCAGGTGCAGGAACCGCCGGTGCAGGAGCCGCCTCCATGA
- a CDS encoding glycosyltransferase family 4 protein, whose product MAHIAWLGKKSPFCGNVTYGLTTTHALRERGHSISFIHFDTPPGQMGRQPVEVAASGGKGRPRRLRQGAGSSSGPGAGTLRRRSRTDAPATESADPEVTLPYLVKSQVYTIPSPGAQRELRESLERLRPDLVHASLTLSPLDFRLPDLCQQLQLPLVATFHPAFDAGLRNLTAGTQQLTYQLYAPTLARFDRVIVFSELQADVLLRLGVQAERLAVIPNGVDTALWQPASGPPSAELAALQQRFAGRRVFLYMGRIATEKNVEALLKAWRLVRPAGCVLVIVGDGPLRSALQGSSEESDVVWWGYEPNLATRVALQQLAEVFLLPSLVEGLSLALLEAMASGTACVATDAGADGEVLEGGAGIVISTQGVTTQLRTLLPVLHDQPVLTAELGRRARARALERYTLENNLNTLEQLYAELVGSRTVAA is encoded by the coding sequence GTGGCTCACATTGCCTGGCTAGGCAAGAAATCTCCTTTCTGCGGCAACGTCACCTACGGCCTCACCACGACGCACGCCCTCAGGGAGCGGGGCCACAGCATCAGCTTCATCCACTTCGACACCCCCCCCGGCCAGATGGGGCGCCAGCCGGTGGAGGTGGCGGCCAGCGGTGGAAAGGGTCGCCCGCGCCGGCTGCGCCAGGGCGCCGGCTCCAGCTCCGGCCCCGGAGCCGGCACCCTGCGGCGGCGCAGCCGGACCGACGCGCCGGCCACCGAGTCGGCCGACCCGGAGGTGACGCTGCCCTACCTGGTGAAGTCGCAGGTTTACACCATCCCCTCCCCCGGGGCCCAGCGGGAGCTGCGGGAATCCCTGGAGCGCCTGCGGCCGGATCTGGTGCACGCCAGCCTCACCCTCTCGCCGCTCGATTTCCGCCTGCCCGATCTCTGCCAGCAGCTGCAGCTGCCGCTGGTGGCCACATTCCATCCCGCCTTCGACGCCGGACTGCGCAACCTCACAGCCGGCACCCAGCAACTCACCTACCAGCTCTACGCCCCCACCCTGGCCCGCTTCGACCGGGTGATCGTGTTCTCAGAGCTGCAGGCCGACGTCCTGCTGCGGCTGGGGGTGCAGGCCGAGCGCCTGGCCGTGATTCCCAACGGCGTGGACACGGCCCTCTGGCAGCCGGCCAGCGGGCCACCCTCGGCGGAACTGGCGGCCCTCCAGCAGCGGTTCGCCGGGCGACGGGTGTTTCTCTACATGGGGCGGATCGCCACCGAGAAGAACGTGGAGGCCCTGCTCAAGGCCTGGCGGCTGGTGCGGCCGGCCGGCTGCGTGCTGGTGATCGTGGGCGATGGCCCCCTGCGCTCCGCCCTCCAGGGCAGCAGCGAGGAGTCGGATGTGGTGTGGTGGGGCTACGAGCCGAACCTGGCCACGCGGGTGGCCCTGCAACAGCTGGCTGAGGTGTTCCTGCTGCCCTCGCTGGTGGAGGGCCTGTCGCTGGCCCTGCTGGAGGCGATGGCCAGCGGCACCGCCTGCGTGGCCACCGATGCCGGAGCCGACGGCGAGGTGCTCGAGGGGGGAGCCGGCATCGTGATCAGCACCCAGGGCGTGACCACCCAGCTGCGCACCCTGCTGCCGGTGCTCCATGACCAGCCGGTGCTGACCGCCGAACTCGGGCGGCGGGCCCGGGCCCGGGCCCTGGAGCGCTACACCCTGGAGAACAACCTCAACACCCTCGAGCAGCTCTACGCCGAGTTGGTGGGCAGCCGCACCGTGGCGGCTTGA
- the msrA gene encoding peptide-methionine (S)-S-oxide reductase MsrA: MAGLLLGVVLTPRPALAVAPQEAVFAGGCFWCLEHDLETLPGVVEVMSGYSGGHLENPRYEQVSAGGTGHQEAVRVRFDPELLPYPTLLRAYWRNVDPFDGSGQFCDRGSSYRPVIFPRGPEQLQQAEASLAAAAQVLRQPAEALQVVIQPLERFWPAEDDHQNYAERHPVNYGYYRWACGRDRRLDQVWGAAARSAAPW, translated from the coding sequence TTGGCGGGGCTGCTGCTGGGCGTGGTGCTCACCCCACGGCCGGCCCTGGCCGTTGCCCCGCAGGAGGCCGTGTTCGCCGGCGGCTGTTTCTGGTGCCTGGAGCATGACCTCGAGACCCTGCCTGGGGTGGTGGAGGTGATGAGCGGGTACAGCGGCGGCCACCTGGAGAACCCTCGCTACGAGCAGGTGTCTGCCGGTGGCACCGGCCACCAGGAGGCGGTGCGGGTGCGCTTCGATCCGGAGCTGCTGCCCTACCCCACGCTGCTACGGGCCTACTGGCGCAACGTTGATCCCTTCGATGGCAGCGGGCAGTTCTGCGACCGCGGATCCTCCTACCGCCCGGTGATCTTCCCCCGCGGGCCGGAGCAGCTCCAGCAGGCTGAAGCGAGCCTGGCGGCGGCGGCCCAGGTTCTGCGGCAACCCGCCGAGGCCCTGCAGGTGGTGATCCAGCCGCTCGAACGGTTCTGGCCAGCCGAGGACGACCACCAGAACTACGCGGAGCGCCATCCGGTGAACTACGGCTATTACCGCTGGGCCTGCGGCCGCGATCGCCGCCTCGATCAGGTGTGGGGAGCTGCGGCCCGCAGCGCGGCGCCCTGGTGA
- the lpxA gene encoding acyl-ACP--UDP-N-acetylglucosamine O-acyltransferase — MATTIHATAVVDPRAELAAGVQVGPYAVVGPEVTIGEHCRIGPHVVLDGRVRMGRGNRIFPGACIGLEPQDLKYTGDPTEVVIGDDNTIRECVTINRATTGRQQTRIGDGNLLMAYSHLGHNCQLGDRIVIANGVAVAGHVVIGDRAVVGGVLGIHQFVQIGTLAMVGGMSRIERDVPPYTLVEGHPSRVRALNTIGLRRSGLTELDGGRQYADLKQAWTVLYRQRRTLAEALLQLRAAPLTAAAETLVAFLEASLEPSRRGPIPGAR, encoded by the coding sequence ATGGCCACCACCATCCATGCCACGGCGGTGGTCGATCCGCGGGCTGAGCTGGCCGCCGGGGTGCAGGTGGGGCCCTATGCCGTGGTGGGGCCCGAGGTGACGATCGGCGAGCACTGCCGGATCGGCCCCCATGTGGTGCTGGACGGGAGGGTGCGGATGGGACGGGGCAACCGGATCTTTCCGGGCGCCTGCATCGGCCTCGAGCCCCAGGATCTGAAGTACACCGGGGACCCCACCGAGGTGGTGATCGGAGACGACAACACCATCCGCGAGTGCGTCACCATCAACCGCGCCACCACCGGCCGCCAGCAGACGCGGATCGGCGACGGCAATCTGCTGATGGCCTACAGCCATCTGGGCCACAACTGCCAGCTGGGGGATCGCATCGTGATCGCCAACGGCGTGGCGGTGGCGGGCCATGTGGTGATCGGTGACCGGGCCGTGGTCGGCGGGGTGCTGGGCATCCACCAGTTCGTGCAGATCGGCACCCTTGCCATGGTGGGCGGCATGAGCCGGATCGAGCGGGATGTGCCCCCGTACACGCTCGTGGAGGGCCATCCCTCCCGGGTGCGGGCTCTCAACACCATCGGCCTGCGCCGCAGCGGGCTCACCGAACTGGATGGGGGGCGTCAGTATGCCGACCTCAAACAGGCCTGGACCGTGCTCTACCGGCAGCGACGCACCCTGGCGGAGGCCCTGCTGCAGCTTCGGGCCGCTCCCCTCACGGCGGCGGCCGAAACGCTGGTGGCCTTCCTGGAGGCCTCGCTGGAGCCCTCCCGGCGGGGCCCGATTCCAGGAGCCCGCTGA
- the tyrS gene encoding tyrosine--tRNA ligase — translation MAEGRANLPAWLERGIADLFPDADPPPLESESAGQEVMGVADPGDSALAARLAEASRNDRPLRVKLGIDPTGADIHLGHSLLFRKLRAFQDAGHTAVLIIGDFTARIGDPTGKSSTRVQLSAAEVEANAETYLLQLGLGQSRDQSLLDFETPGRLEVRRNSEWLAGLALPQVIELLGTSTVGQMLAKDDFSKRYGSGTPISLHEFLYPLLQGYDSVAIQADVELGGTDQKFNVAMGRDLQRHFGQRPQFGLLLPILPGLDGVQKMSKSLGNTVGLREDPLSMYSKLEKVPDAVVDTYLTLLTDLDLRALPPNPRERQKAMALDITRQRHGASAADQAQRDAATLVGAAAGQHAAAAAVPEASLAAVNFPARAFYLLSALGLCGSSSEARRQIQGGGVRLDGVKLVDPNQTFASAADLEGKVIQLGKKTFRRLVGG, via the coding sequence ATGGCAGAGGGCAGAGCGAATCTTCCGGCCTGGCTGGAGCGCGGCATCGCCGATCTGTTCCCCGACGCCGACCCCCCGCCGCTGGAGAGTGAGTCCGCCGGGCAGGAGGTTATGGGCGTCGCCGACCCTGGCGATTCCGCCCTGGCGGCCCGGCTGGCGGAAGCCAGCAGGAACGACCGCCCGCTGCGGGTGAAGCTGGGCATCGATCCCACCGGCGCCGACATCCACCTCGGCCATTCCCTGCTGTTCCGCAAGCTGCGGGCCTTCCAGGATGCCGGCCACACGGCCGTGCTGATCATCGGCGACTTCACCGCCCGCATCGGCGACCCCACCGGCAAGAGCTCCACCCGGGTGCAGCTGAGCGCCGCCGAGGTGGAGGCCAACGCCGAAACCTATCTGCTGCAACTGGGCCTGGGGCAGTCGAGGGATCAGTCCCTGCTCGACTTCGAAACCCCTGGAAGGCTCGAGGTGCGCCGCAACAGCGAGTGGCTGGCGGGCCTGGCCCTGCCGCAGGTGATCGAGCTGCTGGGCACCTCCACGGTGGGGCAGATGCTGGCCAAGGACGATTTCTCGAAACGCTACGGCTCCGGCACGCCCATCTCCCTGCATGAGTTTCTCTACCCGCTGCTGCAGGGCTACGACTCGGTGGCGATCCAGGCGGATGTGGAACTGGGTGGCACCGACCAGAAGTTCAACGTGGCCATGGGCCGCGACCTGCAGCGGCATTTCGGCCAGCGGCCCCAGTTCGGCCTGCTGCTGCCGATCCTGCCGGGCCTCGATGGGGTGCAGAAGATGAGCAAGAGCCTCGGCAACACCGTGGGGCTGCGTGAGGATCCCCTCTCGATGTATTCGAAGCTGGAGAAGGTGCCTGATGCGGTGGTGGACACCTATCTGACGCTGCTGACGGATCTCGATCTGCGTGCCCTGCCCCCCAATCCCCGCGAGCGCCAGAAGGCGATGGCCCTCGACATCACCCGCCAGCGCCATGGCGCCAGCGCCGCCGACCAGGCCCAGCGGGATGCGGCCACGCTGGTGGGCGCCGCCGCCGGGCAGCACGCAGCGGCGGCGGCGGTGCCGGAGGCCTCCCTGGCGGCGGTGAACTTCCCGGCCCGGGCGTTCTACCTGCTCAGTGCCCTCGGTCTCTGTGGCAGCAGCAGCGAAGCCCGCCGCCAGATCCAGGGGGGCGGGGTGCGGCTGGACGGAGTGAAGCTGGTGGACCCGAACCAGACTTTCGCCTCGGCCGCCGACCTGGAGGGCAAGGTGATTCAGCTGGGTAAGAAGACCTTTCGCCGTCTGGTCGGGGGGTGA
- the pyrF gene encoding orotidine-5'-phosphate decarboxylase — protein sequence MDSADRLILALDGMEPDRAGRLVAAIPDLRWVKVGLELFVNAGPSVVLRLREAGLQVFLDLKFHDIPATMAGACRRAAALGAQLITVHAAAGSEALAAAQAAADQGAAEAGLPCPCLLAVTVLTSWDPHRFQAELAVQEPVERHVPRLAALAAEAGIGGAVCSPLEVALLRQAHPEPFRLVTPGIRPAGVASGDQRRTMTPGQALAAGASQLVVGRPITAAPDPAEAFAACCAELG from the coding sequence TTGGATAGCGCCGATCGCCTCATCCTGGCCCTCGACGGCATGGAGCCCGACCGAGCGGGGCGGCTGGTGGCGGCCATCCCCGACCTGCGCTGGGTGAAGGTGGGCCTGGAGCTGTTCGTCAACGCAGGCCCCTCCGTGGTGCTCCGGCTGCGCGAGGCGGGCCTGCAGGTGTTCCTCGATCTGAAGTTCCACGACATCCCGGCCACCATGGCCGGGGCCTGCCGCCGGGCGGCAGCCCTCGGTGCCCAGTTGATCACCGTGCATGCCGCGGCCGGCAGCGAGGCCCTGGCGGCCGCCCAGGCCGCCGCCGACCAGGGGGCTGCGGAGGCTGGACTCCCCTGCCCATGCCTGCTGGCCGTGACCGTGCTCACCAGCTGGGATCCCCACCGCTTCCAGGCGGAACTGGCTGTGCAGGAACCGGTGGAGCGGCATGTGCCCCGCCTCGCCGCCCTGGCGGCGGAAGCGGGAATCGGAGGTGCCGTCTGCTCACCGCTGGAGGTGGCGCTCCTGCGCCAGGCCCATCCCGAGCCGTTCCGGCTGGTGACCCCGGGGATCCGGCCGGCCGGCGTCGCCAGCGGCGACCAGCGGCGCACCATGACTCCCGGCCAGGCCCTGGCCGCCGGGGCGAGCCAGCTGGTGGTGGGCCGGCCGATCACGGCGGCGCCCGATCCGGCGGAGGCCTTCGCGGCCTGCTGCGCCGAGCTGGGCTGA
- a CDS encoding leucyl aminopeptidase — MEFRCIPDPLSSLLKGMGEGAGTEGALGEGLALDALVVGLFAAAEAAPAMPEGLGEALGADLAGWLERRGFKAKAGECVSLQRFGQSPGTVILVGLGEEASYGLSSLQEAAAAGARAAADSRATTMGLAIPAGPLPLEAAAQAIAGAVRLSLYEDQRFKSEPKPGRQPERVVLVGLPADAAAGLSAMEATCAGVELARQLVAAPPNVATPQHLADTAGAIAKDFGLSLQVLERADCEALGMGAYLGVAQGSDLPPKFIHLTYRPEAGASRRVVLVGKGLTFDSGGYNLKTAGSQIEMMKYDMGGSAAVLGAARAIAQLKPADVEVHVIVASCENMISGGAVHPGDILTASNGKTIEINNTDAEGRLTLADALVYACRLEPDAIVDLATLTGACVIALGDEMAGLWSNHDGLSGALVEAGEASGESLWPMPLRSSYKKGLKSGVADLKNTGPRPGGSITAALFLQDFVSGAIPWAHIDIAGTVWTDKGRSLDPSGATGFGVRTLVAWVCGGAPLEAT, encoded by the coding sequence ATGGAGTTTCGCTGCATCCCTGACCCACTGAGCAGCCTGCTGAAAGGGATGGGTGAGGGGGCGGGAACCGAGGGAGCCCTTGGCGAAGGCCTTGCGCTGGATGCGCTGGTGGTGGGGCTGTTCGCCGCGGCCGAGGCTGCCCCGGCCATGCCTGAGGGCCTGGGCGAGGCGCTGGGTGCGGATCTGGCCGGCTGGCTGGAACGGCGCGGGTTCAAGGCCAAGGCGGGAGAGTGCGTCAGCCTGCAACGCTTTGGCCAGAGCCCCGGCACCGTGATTCTGGTGGGACTCGGAGAGGAAGCGTCCTACGGGCTTTCCAGCCTGCAGGAGGCCGCCGCCGCAGGGGCCCGTGCAGCCGCCGACAGCCGCGCCACGACGATGGGGCTGGCCATTCCCGCCGGTCCCCTGCCGCTGGAGGCCGCAGCCCAGGCCATCGCCGGAGCCGTGCGCCTCAGCCTCTATGAGGACCAGCGCTTCAAGAGCGAGCCCAAGCCCGGCCGGCAGCCCGAGCGGGTGGTCCTGGTGGGTCTGCCCGCCGACGCCGCGGCTGGCCTGAGCGCCATGGAGGCCACCTGCGCAGGGGTGGAACTGGCCCGCCAGCTGGTGGCCGCGCCCCCCAACGTGGCCACCCCCCAGCACCTGGCGGACACCGCCGGGGCCATCGCCAAGGACTTCGGCCTCAGCCTGCAGGTGCTGGAGCGGGCGGACTGCGAAGCCCTCGGCATGGGGGCCTACCTGGGGGTGGCCCAGGGGTCCGATCTGCCGCCCAAATTCATCCACCTCACCTACCGCCCGGAAGCCGGCGCCAGCCGGCGGGTGGTGCTGGTCGGGAAGGGACTCACCTTCGATTCCGGCGGCTACAACCTCAAGACCGCCGGCTCCCAGATCGAGATGATGAAGTACGACATGGGAGGCAGCGCAGCGGTGCTGGGGGCGGCTCGGGCGATCGCCCAGCTGAAACCCGCGGACGTGGAGGTGCACGTGATCGTGGCCAGCTGCGAAAACATGATCAGCGGCGGTGCGGTTCACCCCGGTGACATCCTCACCGCCTCGAACGGCAAGACGATCGAGATCAACAACACCGACGCGGAAGGGCGCCTCACCCTGGCCGATGCCCTTGTGTACGCCTGCCGGCTTGAGCCCGATGCGATCGTGGATCTGGCCACCCTCACCGGAGCCTGCGTGATCGCGCTGGGCGATGAGATGGCCGGCCTGTGGAGCAACCACGACGGCCTGTCGGGCGCCCTCGTCGAAGCGGGCGAGGCCAGCGGCGAGAGCCTGTGGCCGATGCCGCTGCGTTCCTCCTACAAGAAGGGCCTCAAGAGTGGCGTGGCCGACCTCAAGAACACCGGCCCCCGCCCGGGTGGCTCGATCACTGCAGCCCTGTTCCTCCAGGACTTCGTGAGTGGCGCCATCCCCTGGGCCCACATCGACATCGCCGGGACCGTCTGGACCGACAAGGGCCGCAGCCTGGACCCCTCCGGAGCCACCGGCTTCGGCGTGCGCACCCTGGTGGCCTGGGTGTGCGGCGGTGCTCCCCTGGAGGCCACCTAG
- a CDS encoding response regulator transcription factor, producing MNYTPLLTALRDRGRQTAALLKNRRMVLCLGNRVSLGAFLAGSLAQDAVVGAATTASEGLELVERLSPDLLVVSDALEQGNGIDLLLTLKARRPQLATVLLVSREQRWHRLQEAVAAGCESLVAESRFGQGCGLAAVQAVCCGGVYIDQTLRTVVQGIPQNQRPLEPLTPRELEVLAQVARGCSNVEIAGSLYLSVDTVKTHLQNVLRKLPARDRAHAAVLGVCWGLIGWPDP from the coding sequence GTGAACTACACCCCCCTGCTGACGGCGCTCCGGGATCGGGGCCGCCAGACCGCCGCCCTGCTGAAGAACCGGCGGATGGTGCTCTGCCTCGGCAACCGGGTGAGTCTGGGGGCCTTCCTGGCCGGTTCCCTGGCCCAGGATGCGGTGGTGGGAGCCGCCACGACGGCGAGCGAGGGGCTGGAGCTGGTGGAGCGCCTCTCGCCGGATCTGCTGGTGGTGAGCGACGCGCTGGAGCAGGGCAACGGCATCGACCTGCTGCTGACCTTGAAGGCCCGACGCCCGCAGCTGGCCACGGTGCTGCTGGTGAGCCGCGAGCAGCGCTGGCATCGGCTGCAGGAGGCGGTGGCGGCCGGCTGCGAGAGTCTGGTGGCCGAATCCCGTTTCGGCCAGGGCTGCGGGCTGGCCGCCGTGCAGGCCGTGTGCTGCGGTGGGGTCTACATCGACCAGACCCTGCGCACGGTGGTGCAGGGCATCCCCCAGAACCAGCGCCCCCTGGAGCCGCTCACGCCACGGGAGCTGGAGGTGCTGGCCCAGGTGGCCCGGGGCTGCAGCAACGTCGAGATCGCCGGCAGCCTCTACCTGAGCGTTGACACGGTAAAGACCCATCTGCAGAACGTTCTGCGCAAGCTGCCGGCCAGGGACCGGGCCCACGCCGCCGTGCTCGGGGTGTGCTGGGGGCTGATCGGCTGGCCCGACCCCTGA